The following proteins are encoded in a genomic region of bacterium:
- the lysS gene encoding lysine--tRNA ligase yields MQIKEILDSFEEGREVLAFGRVILLRPHGGSCFAHIKDGSGRIQIYGRKDKLDNFNEFTKLKLGDIISVSGRLFITKTMEKTIEILQFSILSIAKNPVPKEWYGIADTELRHRKRYLDLLVNEEKREIFEKRSKIIKAIREFFDKKGFLEVETPMMQILPGGAEAEPFKTHHNALDLPLYLRVAPELFLKRLIVGGFDRVYEIGKNFRNEGISTLHNPEFTMLEAYLAYSDYKDIMTLTEELIFYVAKNPKITYDNYEIDLTPPFKRLSLFPALQEASGEKIESMADIDALVSKLGMDVFNKLNALIDKFIVPNLIQPTFLIDWPSDVSPLAKKGENPDFVERFELFIGGYEIGNAYSELTDSDEQLKNFKKQGKIDYDYIDALSYGMPPTGGLGIGIDRLVMLLTNQRSIREVILFPLLRPL; encoded by the coding sequence ATGCAAATAAAAGAAATTTTGGATAGCTTTGAGGAGGGAAGGGAGGTTTTGGCTTTTGGAAGGGTTATCCTTTTAAGGCCACACGGAGGCTCTTGTTTTGCTCATATAAAGGATGGAAGTGGAAGGATTCAAATATATGGAAGAAAGGATAAACTTGATAACTTTAATGAATTTACAAAGCTTAAGCTAGGGGATATAATCTCTGTATCGGGAAGGCTTTTTATCACGAAAACTATGGAGAAAACAATTGAGATTTTGCAATTTTCTATCCTTTCAATTGCCAAAAACCCAGTTCCAAAGGAATGGTATGGAATAGCTGATACAGAGCTAAGGCATAGGAAGAGATACCTTGATTTATTGGTAAATGAGGAAAAAAGGGAGATATTTGAAAAAAGGAGCAAGATAATTAAGGCAATAAGGGAATTTTTTGACAAAAAAGGCTTCCTTGAGGTAGAAACACCGATGATGCAAATTCTTCCAGGTGGTGCAGAGGCAGAGCCATTTAAAACCCATCATAATGCCTTAGACCTTCCTTTATACCTTAGGGTAGCACCAGAGCTATTCCTTAAAAGGCTTATTGTGGGTGGTTTTGACAGGGTTTATGAGATTGGGAAGAATTTTAGGAATGAAGGCATATCAACCCTTCACAACCCAGAATTCACTATGCTTGAGGCATACCTTGCTTATTCTGATTATAAAGACATAATGACCCTTACAGAGGAGCTTATATTTTATGTGGCAAAAAACCCGAAGATAACTTATGATAATTACGAGATAGACCTTACGCCACCTTTCAAAAGGCTTTCCTTATTTCCTGCATTACAAGAGGCAAGTGGTGAAAAGATTGAATCAATGGCTGATATAGATGCTTTGGTTTCAAAGCTTGGGATGGATGTTTTTAATAAGCTCAATGCCCTGATTGATAAATTTATTGTCCCAAATCTTATCCAGCCAACATTCCTCATTGATTGGCCAAGTGATGTCTCGCCATTGGCAAAAAAAGGGGAAAACCCTGATTTTGTAGAGAGGTTTGAGCTATTTATAGGAGGATATGAAATTGGAAATGCCTATTCAGAGCTTACAGATTCTGATGAGCAGCTTAAAAATTTTAAAAAGCAGGGGAAGATAGACTATGATTATATTGATGCTTTAAGCTATGGCATGCCTCCCACCGGTGGCTTGGGAATTGGAATAGATAGGCTGGTAATGCTTCTTACAAACCAGAGATCAATAAGGGAGGTGATATTGTTTCCCCTCCTTCGGCCATTATAG
- the nuoE gene encoding NADH-quinone oxidoreductase subunit NuoE: MDIDWAKIDEIIKKYENKEGSVIPVLEETQGMVGYLPKEVLDRVADGLNISRSIVYGIVTFYSFFSIKPRGRNVIRVCLGTACYVKGADAILNRIKEVLKIDTGEITEDRKFSLEAVRCVGACGLAPVMMINEDVHGHLEQGKIEKILETYQ; the protein is encoded by the coding sequence ATGGACATAGATTGGGCAAAGATTGATGAGATAATCAAAAAATACGAGAATAAAGAAGGCTCTGTCATTCCTGTTTTAGAGGAGACGCAAGGGATGGTTGGCTATCTTCCAAAGGAGGTATTAGACAGGGTAGCTGATGGCTTAAATATCTCAAGGAGCATAGTCTATGGGATTGTTACCTTTTATTCATTCTTTTCAATAAAGCCAAGGGGAAGGAATGTTATAAGGGTCTGCCTTGGAACAGCCTGTTATGTAAAGGGAGCAGATGCTATCCTTAATAGGATAAAGGAGGTTCTTAAGATAGATACAGGAGAGATAACCGAGGATAGAAAGTTCTCCCTTGAGGCTGTTCGCTGTGTTGGTGCCTGTGGCTTAGCACCTGTTATGATGATAAATGAGGATGTCCATGGCCATTTAGAGCAAGGAAAGATAGAAAAGATTCTTGAAACCTATCAATGA